The genomic DNA GGTCCGCGCTGCGGGTGTCGACGCTCGCGGTCTGGATGATGACCTCGGCGGTCGAATCGGCGAGGTCCTCGGCGATGTCGGCGAAGCCGGAGACATCATTGAACGCTCCGCGCACCCGCGAGACCATGGCGTGGCGTGTGGAGAATCCCAGTCGAGAATGTGAGGGATCGATGTCCCAATGACCTATGATCCCAGGATTTTCTGTCATGGGGGCAGCTCCTTCGGTTCCTCCGCGCTCCTGTAGAGGAGGCTGTCGTAGTCGGTGTGCCAATTCGCAGATCGAGCGATCATTGAAAAAGCAATCGCCTACGTAGTCTTACATGGGCGGTCGGGTGCGTGCCACCTCGGTGCGGGCTGGTGAGGCGATTGCGGCGTTGACGTCGACCGCCGACCGTCCGGTTCAGAGATCACCCGCCGCAGACTCGATTTTCGCCCTCGTATCGAAGTCAATCCAACAGTGCTGCGACGAAGGGGACGGCGTAATTCCAGTCGTCTCCGTCCGGATCGGCGATTCCCGCCTTGTCCAGCCAGGTCTGGTCAGCCTCGGGGTGAGGGCCGACCAGACCTGCCATACCGTCACCGTGGTCGTAGCGTGCTGCGGCGATGTCGCCGTTGCCATAGCGCGCGAACACGTCGGCGCGATCCTCGGGTGGAGGAAGGACTGCGCCCTTTTGGAAGAATGTCTGGCGATGATGACCGTCCCAGGCGACGTCGACCACGGTCTCTCTGCTGTCGGTGACTGGGAATTCGGGACGGCCGACCTCGCCGTCGAGGTCCGATTCGACGAGGCCGAGGGCGACCGGGCCCGCCAGGTAGGCGCCCATACACAGACCGAGGTAACGACCGCCGTCTGCAACATACTGTTCAAGGCCCCCGACGAATCGCGGGGGCAGCGCTTCGGCGGCAGCGTCGATGTCATCCCCGCCACCGGGTTGGACGTAGAGGTCCACGTCTGCAAGGGAATCGGCCTGCAACGGCAGACGTTCACCGCGTCCGATGAAGACCACCTCGGCGTCGGTGAACGAGGCTCTCAGCCGTTGTGCGACCGTCTCGGGGCACCCGTCGCACGCGGCCTCACCGCGGTACACGGCCACGAGCGGAGAATCCGGACTTGAAGTGTCTGCGGCGGCACAGCCCACGGAGGCAGCTGCGGTGAAGAGACCGACCAAGAGAGCGGCAACGGCTCGTCGGATGGGGGCGGTCATGATACTCGGCCCGAGGCATACCCGGACTCCTCGGACACAGACGGGGGAGTTCCGTAGGTTGCGATCACCGTTTCGCACTAGGTTCGTTGTTGGAACTGCGGGAGGCAGATGAGAGGATTCCTGCGATTCCCTGCCCGGCTCGATCGCCGGAGACCAAAGCGCCTTGGATCGAGCCGGTGTCACGGTGGTCGCCGCAGACGAATATTCTCTCGGAGATCCGCTGCACCGATCGGTCGATCAGAGGGGGAGCCGAGGCCGGCAGTGCATGCGGAAGCCGATGATTGATCAGAACCTGCCACCGGCGCGTCGACGTGCCGTAGATACGTTCGAGGTGCTGTCGGATCTCCCGTTCGTCGGCCAGACCGTCGGGCCGATCGAGCAGAGTCGTCGCCTCGATGAGCGCCGATCCCGCAGGTGCGTAGCTCGGTGCTGCATTTGAGACCACTGCCGTGTGCCAGACGGGCCCATCGGGGCCTCCTTGGGGAGCCGAAGCATCCAGCACCAACAGCGGATCCTCGAGAGGAGGTTCCGGAGCTTGGAACCACCAGGTAGTCAGTCCGCGTGTAGGAGGAGTCTTCTCGCC from Brevibacterium sp. JSBI002 includes the following:
- a CDS encoding BPL-N domain-containing protein; the protein is MTAPIRRAVAALLVGLFTAAASVGCAAADTSSPDSPLVAVYRGEAACDGCPETVAQRLRASFTDAEVVFIGRGERLPLQADSLADVDLYVQPGGGDDIDAAAEALPPRFVGGLEQYVADGGRYLGLCMGAYLAGPVALGLVESDLDGEVGRPEFPVTDSRETVVDVAWDGHHRQTFFQKGAVLPPPEDRADVFARYGNGDIAAARYDHGDGMAGLVGPHPEADQTWLDKAGIADPDGDDWNYAVPFVAALLD